One window from the genome of Thermococcus siculi encodes:
- a CDS encoding ATP-binding protein, whose translation MRIIRRRIELSKLEGEGWKMLYGRRKTGKTFLVRNFLDYDEFFFVERDGLVRDLKDGSTMTHREFMRLFPRLLKGGKVVVDEFHRLPPGFLDALHAYSGRGELILITSTLWLAKRKLLGTGSPLIGVVEPVRIGLIDEREILVELSREVKGRELIEAATYLREPLLVPLYRPPLREFLADYLSSSGLLIGELVGETFTEEERELTEVYRALMKGIADGKETSTELSSLLYSLGLISKDNPGVLQKYLTTLTDMGILRKIPVTGKRRKKFAYRHSSPLLDLHFYLEAKYAYTELETPREFIRKAIDEKLPRHVEGFIERFLAKAYGLRPVKIELPDLELDVALQGFKRLELVGEVKWKKGIKASEIRRVEEKLSRFKCRRVLVVPDEGALERKPRGIEVLTPEELLEIAEESLETSLAG comes from the coding sequence ATGAGAATAATTCGCAGAAGAATAGAACTCTCGAAGCTTGAGGGCGAAGGTTGGAAGATGCTCTACGGCAGGAGAAAGACGGGTAAGACCTTCTTGGTTAGAAACTTCCTTGACTACGACGAGTTCTTCTTCGTTGAGCGGGATGGGCTGGTGAGGGATCTAAAGGACGGCTCAACAATGACCCACCGGGAGTTCATGAGGCTCTTCCCGCGCCTCCTGAAGGGCGGTAAGGTGGTGGTTGACGAGTTCCACAGGTTGCCTCCTGGGTTCCTCGATGCCCTCCACGCGTACTCCGGGAGGGGAGAGCTCATCCTGATAACTTCAACCCTCTGGCTTGCGAAGAGGAAACTCCTCGGAACGGGAAGCCCGCTCATAGGGGTTGTGGAACCAGTGAGAATAGGCCTCATAGACGAGAGGGAAATCCTCGTGGAGCTTTCGAGGGAGGTAAAGGGAAGAGAGCTCATCGAGGCCGCAACGTACCTCCGCGAGCCCCTCCTGGTGCCCCTCTATCGCCCACCGCTGAGGGAGTTCCTTGCGGATTACCTGTCATCTTCCGGTCTTCTCATTGGCGAGCTTGTGGGGGAGACCTTCACCGAGGAGGAGAGGGAACTGACCGAAGTTTACAGGGCTCTCATGAAGGGCATCGCCGATGGAAAGGAGACGAGCACGGAGCTTTCGTCCCTTCTCTACTCCCTTGGCCTTATAAGCAAGGACAACCCAGGGGTTCTGCAGAAGTACCTCACCACACTCACCGACATGGGCATCCTGAGAAAAATTCCCGTAACGGGGAAGAGGAGGAAGAAGTTCGCTTACAGGCACTCCTCCCCGCTCCTCGACCTGCACTTCTACCTTGAGGCCAAGTACGCCTACACGGAACTCGAAACCCCGCGGGAGTTTATAAGAAAGGCGATAGACGAAAAGCTCCCGAGGCACGTTGAGGGCTTCATCGAGAGGTTTCTGGCCAAGGCCTACGGTCTGAGGCCGGTGAAGATCGAACTGCCGGACCTTGAGCTGGACGTTGCCCTTCAAGGGTTCAAGAGGCTTGAGCTTGTCGGAGAGGTCAAGTGGAAGAAGGGAATAAAGGCCAGCGAAATCCGCAGGGTCGAGGAGAAGCTGAGCCGCTTCAAATGCAGGAGAGTTCTCGTCGTTCCGGACGAAGGGGCACTTGAAAGAAAGCCGAGGGGAATAGAAGTCCTAACGCCAGAGGAACTGCTGGAGATCGCTGAGGAGAGCCTTGAAACTTCATTGGCCGGATAG
- a CDS encoding ATP-binding protein — translation MILTSKFVDREAELNFLRERYNSGNAELIILYGRRRIGKTYLLRKFLEETDGIYLLAEENETNLEDFSLRLADYFKDPFLRENPMRSWGAFFTYLAGKGEKRLVVVIDEVQYLTRADKGFLSTLQKYWDLHLSSTKIMLVLCGSLVSFMEGMLSAKSPIYGRRTGAWKVDEIGFFHALEFHPVDIETAVKVYSIFGGVPQYWADYDPDRGFWDNIRELLLSKGAKYYDEPKYLLKEELRDVSRYFSILRAIALGYTRFGQIADKARIETKSLGKYLNVLEEMGYILEEKPVVGRGRGVYRISDALFNFWFRFAFPRRDEIEMGFDVVENIKDDFNEYLGLTFEGIAKQFLIELNKRGKLQFKFTKIGRWWHKNEEIDLVALNEREKKALFAEVKWTELKDREARGILRDLERKAELVGLDGWEKHYGLVVKKVKGKERLRGEGFLAWDLGDFKGLSGQ, via the coding sequence ATGATACTCACGAGTAAGTTTGTTGATAGGGAGGCAGAGCTGAACTTCCTAAGGGAGCGCTATAACTCGGGGAATGCGGAGCTTATAATCCTCTACGGCAGGAGAAGGATAGGGAAGACATATCTCCTGCGGAAGTTCCTTGAGGAGACCGACGGGATATACCTCCTGGCAGAGGAGAACGAGACCAACCTAGAGGATTTCTCCCTAAGGCTGGCCGACTACTTCAAAGACCCTTTTTTGAGAGAAAATCCCATGAGGAGCTGGGGGGCGTTTTTCACATATCTGGCTGGAAAAGGCGAGAAGAGGCTCGTTGTGGTGATTGATGAGGTTCAGTACCTAACTCGGGCTGATAAAGGTTTCCTCAGCACGCTCCAGAAGTACTGGGATTTGCATCTCTCCAGCACGAAGATAATGCTCGTCCTCTGCGGTTCCCTCGTTTCATTCATGGAGGGCATGCTGTCGGCAAAGTCGCCAATCTATGGTAGGAGAACCGGAGCTTGGAAGGTGGACGAGATAGGCTTCTTCCATGCCCTTGAGTTCCACCCGGTTGACATTGAGACGGCCGTTAAGGTCTATTCGATCTTCGGCGGCGTCCCTCAGTACTGGGCTGACTACGACCCAGATAGAGGCTTCTGGGACAATATTAGAGAGCTACTCCTCTCGAAGGGGGCGAAGTACTATGACGAGCCAAAATACCTTCTCAAGGAGGAACTCAGGGACGTTTCTCGGTACTTCTCAATCCTGAGGGCGATAGCGCTCGGCTACACACGCTTTGGCCAGATAGCGGATAAGGCCAGAATAGAGACGAAGAGCCTCGGCAAGTACCTCAACGTCCTGGAGGAGATGGGCTACATACTCGAGGAGAAGCCCGTGGTCGGCAGGGGACGGGGCGTTTACAGGATAAGCGATGCCCTCTTCAACTTCTGGTTCCGCTTCGCCTTCCCTCGGAGGGACGAGATAGAGATGGGCTTCGACGTCGTGGAGAATATAAAGGACGATTTCAACGAGTACCTCGGTTTAACCTTTGAGGGGATAGCAAAGCAGTTTCTGATTGAGCTGAACAAACGCGGAAAGCTCCAGTTTAAGTTCACCAAAATCGGTCGCTGGTGGCATAAGAACGAGGAGATCGACCTCGTTGCTTTGAACGAGCGCGAGAAGAAGGCCCTCTTCGCTGAGGTCAAGTGGACAGAGCTGAAAGATAGGGAAGCCCGGGGAATTTTGAGAGACCTGGAGAGAAAGGCCGAGCTCGTCGGGCTTGACGGCTGGGAGAAGCATTACGGGCTGGTCGTCAAAAAGGTCAAGGGGAAGGAAAGGCTAAGAGGAGAGGGCTTTTTGGCCTGGGACTTGGGGGATTTTAAGGGTCTATCCGGCCAATGA
- a CDS encoding type II toxin-antitoxin system VapC family toxin, with translation MRSFLVDSNVFIEALKGNISAEDLLSRLFHSNWRVFINDVVFSEVFYHYLRIKVGPYWKAKKKPELVKSAVQEFEEVVLPLLAIPDFLEVNYDVATVAVRLSSEYGLLPNDALLLATAEYYGVEALVSLDSDFSDACKREGVLLISSPNELEV, from the coding sequence ATGAGGAGCTTTCTAGTTGATAGTAACGTGTTCATTGAAGCTCTCAAGGGCAACATAAGTGCAGAAGACCTTCTTTCAAGGCTGTTTCATTCAAACTGGCGTGTTTTCATAAACGACGTTGTTTTCAGCGAGGTCTTTTACCATTACCTCCGCATTAAGGTTGGCCCTTACTGGAAGGCCAAGAAGAAACCTGAACTCGTTAAATCTGCCGTGCAGGAGTTTGAGGAGGTTGTCCTGCCCCTCCTTGCAATCCCTGACTTTCTTGAGGTTAACTATGATGTGGCCACAGTAGCTGTTAGGCTTTCTTCTGAGTACGGACTGCTACCTAACGATGCCCTTCTGCTTGCCACCGCGGAATACTATGGGGTGGAAGCTTTAGTATCCCTTGACTCAGACTTCTCGGATGCCTGTAAACGGGAGGGCGTATTGCTCATATCCTCCCCTAATGAATTGGAGGTATAA
- a CDS encoding 6-pyruvoyl trahydropterin synthase family protein: MKSRIIERFKFEAAHAVIINGQAEEIHGHTFRLEVAVEGPLKGGYVMDFLELRAIVGEIVKKLDHRNLNALFENPTTENVALWIADEIKRKLPEGVRLHRIVLWEGNENGVEFEF; this comes from the coding sequence ATGAAATCCCGCATCATCGAGCGCTTCAAATTCGAGGCTGCACACGCCGTTATCATAAACGGGCAGGCGGAGGAGATACACGGCCACACCTTCCGCCTTGAGGTGGCCGTCGAGGGACCGCTGAAGGGCGGCTACGTCATGGACTTCCTTGAGCTGAGGGCGATAGTGGGGGAGATCGTTAAAAAGCTCGACCACAGGAACCTCAACGCACTCTTTGAGAACCCGACCACGGAGAACGTTGCCCTCTGGATTGCGGATGAGATCAAAAGGAAGCTGCCGGAGGGGGTTAGGCTCCACCGCATCGTCCTGTGGGAAGGAAACGAGAACGGGGTGGAGTTCGAGTTTTAG
- a CDS encoding DUF192 domain-containing protein: protein MITNETKGRVWHGPVRMADTFFKRFRGLMLTKNVNYALVFVLPAETKANASIHMFFMLSDIDVIWLDSARRVVDFKTAKKWRLYTPKNAAKYIIEGPVGLIKTLEVEEGDLIDWSPSEEKGKAVPVKVSLPDKISFDSHNGAVMTESVKEVHAGKP from the coding sequence ATGATAACCAACGAGACCAAGGGCAGAGTCTGGCACGGACCCGTCAGAATGGCGGACACTTTCTTCAAACGCTTCAGAGGGTTAATGCTCACAAAGAACGTCAACTACGCCCTCGTCTTCGTCCTGCCGGCGGAAACGAAGGCCAACGCCTCAATTCATATGTTCTTCATGCTGAGCGACATCGACGTAATCTGGCTCGACTCCGCGAGGAGGGTTGTGGACTTTAAGACGGCGAAAAAATGGCGCCTCTACACGCCAAAGAATGCGGCGAAATACATCATCGAGGGACCGGTTGGCCTTATCAAAACCCTCGAAGTCGAGGAAGGCGATTTAATAGACTGGTCGCCAAGTGAGGAGAAGGGAAAGGCGGTTCCTGTTAAAGTATCGCTCCCGGACAAGATATCCTTCGATAGCCACAACGGGGCCGTCATGACGGAGAGCGTGAAGGAAGTCCACGCCGGAAAGCCCTAA
- a CDS encoding 2-oxoacid:ferredoxin oxidoreductase subunit gamma, producing the protein MRKEILFSGFGGQGVILASVILGRAAAVYENLYAVQTQAYGPESRGGASKAEVVISDEPIDYPKTLQPDYAVFFSQEAYSKYLHTVKEGAKVIIEDELVPHRDLEFEKKLNVIALPLTEIAEETTGLSLTMNIMTIGILTAWTEVVSREAIEKAVLDAVPKGTEEINLRALKKGFELGEKARRGEF; encoded by the coding sequence ATGAGGAAGGAAATCCTCTTCAGCGGTTTCGGAGGCCAGGGAGTTATCCTGGCCAGCGTCATCCTCGGAAGGGCGGCAGCGGTTTACGAGAACCTCTACGCGGTGCAGACTCAGGCCTATGGTCCAGAGTCCAGGGGAGGTGCGAGCAAGGCAGAGGTTGTCATCAGCGACGAACCCATAGACTACCCCAAGACCCTCCAGCCCGACTACGCGGTCTTCTTCTCGCAGGAAGCTTACTCCAAGTACCTCCACACCGTCAAGGAGGGGGCCAAGGTAATCATCGAGGATGAGCTGGTTCCCCATCGCGACCTCGAATTCGAGAAGAAGCTGAATGTGATAGCCCTCCCGCTCACGGAGATAGCCGAGGAAACCACCGGACTAAGCCTCACGATGAACATAATGACCATTGGAATACTCACCGCCTGGACCGAGGTGGTGAGCAGAGAAGCTATAGAGAAGGCCGTCCTCGACGCGGTTCCGAAGGGCACGGAGGAGATAAACCTTCGGGCATTGAAGAAGGGCTTCGAGCTGGGGGAGAAGGCCAGGAGAGGGGAGTTCTGA
- a CDS encoding 2-oxoacid:ferredoxin oxidoreductase subunit beta has product MYLKSAYDIREKYLRKDMLPTIFCPGCGIGSALQYTLRAIDDLGLNQDEIVWVSGIGCSSRVPGFVNFDGLHTTHGRALAFATGMKLANPNLKIIAFMGDGDAAAIGGNHFIHAIRRNLDVTVILINNFTYGMTGGQVAPTALKGLKGTTAPYGQFENPFDIADLAVSAGANYVARWSVFNYLQGINSIKKALQKEGFTLVEFLSPCPVSFGRRNRMKTAPELLRWYQKITVPLAKAKKMKPEELEGKIVIGEFADRDRPGLVREYEAYKKRAKKMMGWEE; this is encoded by the coding sequence ATGTACCTGAAGTCCGCTTACGATATCCGCGAGAAGTACCTCAGAAAGGACATGTTGCCCACGATATTCTGTCCGGGCTGTGGAATAGGCTCCGCTTTGCAGTACACGCTCCGCGCCATAGACGACCTTGGCCTCAACCAGGACGAGATAGTCTGGGTCAGCGGAATAGGTTGCTCCTCCCGCGTTCCGGGCTTCGTCAACTTCGACGGCCTGCACACGACCCATGGGAGGGCTTTGGCTTTCGCAACCGGCATGAAGCTCGCCAACCCAAACCTCAAGATAATCGCCTTCATGGGAGATGGCGACGCGGCGGCCATAGGCGGAAACCACTTCATCCACGCCATCAGGAGGAACCTCGACGTCACAGTTATCCTCATCAACAACTTCACCTACGGAATGACCGGCGGACAGGTGGCCCCAACTGCCCTCAAGGGACTTAAGGGAACCACCGCCCCCTACGGCCAGTTCGAGAACCCCTTCGACATAGCCGACCTCGCGGTTTCTGCCGGAGCGAACTACGTCGCCAGATGGAGCGTCTTCAACTACCTCCAGGGCATCAACAGCATAAAGAAGGCGCTTCAGAAGGAAGGCTTCACCCTCGTCGAGTTCCTCTCGCCGTGCCCGGTCAGCTTCGGAAGGAGGAACAGGATGAAGACGGCACCGGAGCTTCTCCGCTGGTACCAGAAGATAACCGTCCCGCTGGCAAAGGCAAAGAAGATGAAGCCGGAAGAGCTGGAAGGGAAGATAGTGATCGGTGAATTCGCGGACAGAGACCGTCCCGGACTCGTCAGGGAGTACGAGGCCTATAAGAAACGCGCCAAGAAGATGATGGGGTGGGAGGAATGA
- a CDS encoding 2-oxoacid:acceptor oxidoreductase subunit alpha: protein MRYPFPVGRSDFIQGDEAIARAAILAGCRFYAGYPITPASEIFEAMALYMPLVDGVSIQMEDELASMAAIIGASWAGAKAMTATSGPGFSLMQENLGYAVMTETPVVVVDVQRGGPSTGQPTLAAQGDIMQAIWGTHGDHSLIVLSPSTVQEAFDLTIRAFNLAEKYRTPVVLLTDAEIAHMRERVYIPRPEEIELIERKLPRNEEEARLPFGDPHGDGVPPMPIFGRGYRTYVTGLTHDEYGHPKTVDAEVHERLIRRIIGKIENNKADIITYDSYELDDAEIAIISTGIVSRSAIRAVKILRERGVKAGLLKLNTIWPFDFDMIEELAERVRKIYVPEMNLGQLYHLVREGANGKAEVELIAKIGGEVHTPMEIVERVVG from the coding sequence ATGAGATACCCGTTTCCCGTTGGAAGATCGGACTTCATTCAGGGTGACGAGGCGATAGCGAGGGCCGCTATATTGGCCGGCTGCCGCTTCTATGCCGGCTACCCGATAACTCCCGCCAGCGAGATATTCGAGGCTATGGCGCTCTACATGCCCCTGGTGGATGGCGTCAGCATTCAGATGGAGGACGAGCTGGCGAGCATGGCGGCCATCATCGGCGCCTCCTGGGCAGGGGCAAAGGCCATGACCGCAACGAGCGGCCCGGGTTTCTCGCTCATGCAGGAAAACCTCGGCTACGCTGTGATGACCGAGACGCCGGTTGTGGTCGTTGACGTCCAGCGCGGCGGTCCGAGCACGGGACAGCCGACCCTCGCTGCCCAAGGCGACATAATGCAGGCCATCTGGGGAACCCACGGCGACCACAGCCTCATAGTGCTCTCCCCGTCGACCGTCCAGGAGGCCTTTGACCTCACCATAAGGGCCTTCAACCTGGCGGAAAAGTACAGAACGCCAGTGGTCCTGCTCACGGATGCTGAGATAGCCCACATGCGCGAGCGCGTCTACATTCCAAGGCCAGAGGAGATAGAGCTGATCGAGAGGAAGCTTCCGAGGAACGAGGAGGAGGCCAGGCTTCCCTTTGGGGATCCCCACGGCGACGGAGTTCCCCCGATGCCGATCTTCGGCAGGGGCTACAGAACCTACGTTACCGGTCTGACACACGACGAGTATGGTCATCCGAAGACCGTCGATGCCGAAGTCCACGAGAGGCTCATCAGGAGGATAATCGGCAAGATCGAGAACAACAAGGCCGACATAATCACCTACGACTCGTATGAGCTTGACGATGCCGAGATAGCGATAATAAGCACGGGCATAGTTTCGCGCTCGGCCATAAGGGCCGTCAAGATACTCCGCGAGAGGGGCGTTAAGGCCGGACTGCTCAAGCTCAACACGATATGGCCTTTCGACTTTGACATGATAGAAGAGCTTGCGGAGCGCGTGAGGAAGATATACGTTCCGGAGATGAACCTCGGGCAGCTCTACCACCTCGTCAGGGAAGGGGCGAACGGAAAGGCAGAGGTGGAGCTGATAGCCAAGATAGGCGGCGAGGTTCACACTCCGATGGAGATCGTTGAAAGGGTGGTGGGATGA
- a CDS encoding 2-oxoacid:ferredoxin oxidoreductase subunit gamma, producing MQIRFAGIGGQGVVLAGVILGEAAAIEGLNVLQTQDYSSASRGGHSIADVIISKEPIYDVIVTKADVLVALAQLGYDTVKDELKEDGLLIIDTDLVKPDRDYIGAPFTRLAEESTGLALTVNMVALGYLVAKTGVVKKENVEEAIRRRVPKGTEEINIKAFNVGYEEGSR from the coding sequence ATGCAGATTAGGTTCGCCGGCATAGGCGGTCAGGGCGTCGTCCTGGCCGGGGTCATACTCGGTGAGGCCGCCGCCATAGAGGGCCTCAACGTCCTTCAGACGCAGGACTACAGCTCGGCCAGCAGGGGCGGCCACTCGATAGCCGATGTGATAATATCGAAGGAGCCGATTTACGACGTCATCGTCACGAAGGCCGACGTTCTCGTCGCTCTGGCCCAGCTCGGCTACGACACGGTTAAGGATGAGCTGAAGGAGGACGGTCTGCTCATCATCGACACCGACCTGGTAAAGCCAGATAGGGATTACATAGGCGCCCCCTTCACTAGGCTCGCAGAGGAAAGCACCGGACTGGCATTGACGGTCAACATGGTGGCTTTGGGATATCTGGTTGCCAAGACAGGAGTTGTGAAGAAGGAGAACGTTGAGGAGGCCATCAGAAGGCGCGTTCCGAAGGGAACGGAAGAGATAAACATCAAGGCTTTCAACGTTGGCTATGAGGAGGGATCAAGATGA
- a CDS encoding HEPN domain-containing protein, with amino-acid sequence MSAEEVKALLRKAEERLAASKELFESGHYAFAISSAYYVMFYCARVLLLSKGITPKSHAGVHTQLGKEFVKTGEMPARLYTGYSKALNMRHTADYDAFVEYTEGEAREILEYAEEFLTFTKSYLEGKNDAD; translated from the coding sequence ATGAGTGCGGAAGAAGTGAAAGCACTGCTCAGAAAAGCCGAAGAGAGACTTGCTGCCTCCAAAGAACTCTTTGAGAGCGGACACTATGCATTCGCCATCTCAAGCGCCTACTATGTCATGTTCTACTGCGCAAGGGTGCTTCTCCTCTCCAAGGGAATAACGCCAAAGAGCCACGCCGGAGTCCACACTCAGCTCGGGAAAGAGTTCGTGAAAACCGGTGAGATGCCTGCAAGACTCTATACAGGCTACTCCAAAGCCCTCAACATGCGCCACACGGCCGATTACGACGCTTTCGTTGAGTACACCGAAGGAGAAGCCAGAGAGATTTTGGAATATGCGGAGGAGTTTTTGACTTTCACAAAATCCTATCTGGAGGGTAAGAACGATGCAGATTAG
- a CDS encoding nucleotidyltransferase family protein — translation MEFELVGRRIREAFGDRVEEVIIFGSRARGDHREDSDLDVLLILQDGIKAEDWDTIGKLSAELTLELGVSVMIVPHTSRKDSLYTTAKTEGVLV, via the coding sequence ATGGAGTTTGAACTCGTGGGCAGGAGAATACGGGAGGCTTTCGGCGACAGGGTGGAGGAGGTTATCATCTTCGGTTCAAGGGCTAGAGGGGATCACCGAGAGGACAGCGACCTTGACGTCCTCCTTATCCTTCAAGACGGGATAAAAGCAGAGGACTGGGATACTATAGGGAAGCTCAGCGCGGAGCTTACTCTCGAGCTCGGTGTCTCGGTCATGATAGTCCCCCACACCTCCAGAAAGGACAGCCTCTACACTACGGCGAAGACGGAGGGTGTACTGGTATGA
- a CDS encoding 2-oxoacid:ferredoxin oxidoreductase subunit beta — MAKEIYSRYPLIKYLRKEALPTALCPGCGGGTVLNAFANAVDQLKIDPKDLVVVSGIGCSAWIASPYFLADTLHTTHGRAIAFATGVKVGLPDKKVVVISGDGDLASIGGNHLLHAARRNIDITVILVNNFIYGMTGGQVAPTTPFGAKTTTSPYRNIEHPLQISETIAAAGASYVARWTTAHVYQLIESIKKAIQVKGFSLVEVISQCPVQFGRRNRMKEPAEMLRWYLKNSVPISKAKNMSPEELEGKFVIGEFVNRERPEFVTELNKLIDEVQEHFGLKGE, encoded by the coding sequence ATGGCAAAGGAAATCTACTCGAGGTACCCGCTCATCAAGTACCTCAGGAAGGAGGCACTCCCAACTGCCCTCTGTCCCGGCTGCGGCGGTGGAACGGTTCTCAACGCATTTGCAAACGCCGTTGACCAGCTGAAGATCGATCCCAAAGACCTCGTTGTCGTCAGCGGTATCGGCTGTTCCGCATGGATAGCATCGCCCTACTTCCTCGCCGATACTCTCCACACGACCCACGGCAGGGCCATAGCCTTCGCCACGGGCGTTAAGGTCGGCCTTCCGGACAAGAAGGTCGTCGTCATAAGCGGAGACGGCGATTTAGCGAGCATCGGCGGAAACCACCTCCTCCACGCCGCGAGGAGGAACATCGACATAACGGTGATCCTGGTCAACAACTTCATCTACGGAATGACCGGCGGGCAGGTGGCTCCCACAACACCCTTCGGAGCGAAGACCACCACCAGTCCCTACAGGAACATCGAGCACCCGCTCCAGATAAGCGAAACCATCGCCGCCGCGGGTGCCTCCTACGTTGCAAGATGGACTACCGCCCACGTTTACCAGCTCATCGAGAGCATAAAGAAGGCCATTCAGGTTAAGGGCTTCTCGCTAGTTGAGGTCATCTCCCAGTGTCCGGTCCAGTTCGGAAGACGGAACAGGATGAAGGAGCCGGCCGAGATGCTCCGCTGGTACCTCAAGAACTCCGTTCCGATAAGCAAGGCCAAGAACATGTCGCCGGAGGAACTTGAGGGCAAGTTCGTCATCGGTGAGTTCGTTAACAGGGAGAGGCCCGAGTTTGTTACCGAGCTTAACAAGCTCATAGACGAGGTTCAGGAGCACTTCGGGCTTAAGGGTGAATGA
- a CDS encoding 2-oxoacid:acceptor oxidoreductase subunit alpha — MIIRGDEPEQIRLIKKLYKPGNYFMQGNEAVAYGALFAGCRFYAGYPITPSSEIAETMARELPKLGGYYLQMEDEIGSIAAMVGASWTGFKVMTATAGPGFSLMQENLGYAVMTETPLVLVDVQRSGPSTGQATKGAQGDFFQARWGTHGDHPIVALSPTSGQDAFWETIRAFNIAEKLRTPVVVLFDGVLAHTREQIRIPPIEEVEIAYRKLPQNDEEAKLPFGDPHGDGVPPMPLFGHGYFTHVTGSTHKENGLRDVYTPEVHDRLVRRIHRKIEGNRHVYEKYEEHFTDDAEILVVSWGVTARPALGAVLKAREGGIKAGLFVPKTVHPFPAERMRQLGKKVRAVLVAEMNLGQMIIEVERYLNDDVLLKGVNKIGGVPLTVEEILREIRGVA; from the coding sequence ATGATAATTAGGGGAGACGAGCCTGAGCAGATCAGGCTCATAAAGAAGCTCTACAAGCCGGGCAACTACTTCATGCAGGGCAACGAGGCAGTTGCCTATGGCGCGCTATTCGCCGGCTGCCGCTTCTATGCCGGCTACCCGATAACCCCGTCGAGCGAGATAGCCGAGACCATGGCAAGGGAGCTTCCAAAGTTAGGTGGCTACTACCTCCAGATGGAGGACGAGATAGGGAGCATAGCGGCAATGGTCGGGGCCTCGTGGACCGGCTTCAAGGTGATGACAGCAACAGCTGGCCCAGGTTTCTCGCTCATGCAGGAGAACCTCGGCTACGCTGTGATGACCGAAACACCGCTCGTCCTCGTCGATGTGCAGAGGAGCGGGCCGAGCACCGGTCAGGCGACGAAGGGCGCCCAGGGTGATTTTTTCCAGGCAAGATGGGGAACCCACGGTGACCACCCGATAGTGGCCCTCTCCCCAACCAGCGGACAAGATGCATTCTGGGAGACTATAAGGGCATTTAACATCGCCGAGAAGCTCAGGACTCCGGTTGTGGTTCTCTTCGACGGTGTTCTGGCACACACAAGGGAGCAGATAAGGATTCCCCCGATAGAGGAGGTTGAGATAGCCTACCGCAAGCTTCCACAGAACGATGAAGAGGCTAAGCTTCCCTTTGGAGACCCACACGGCGACGGTGTTCCACCGATGCCGCTCTTCGGCCACGGCTACTTCACCCACGTCACCGGCTCGACCCACAAGGAGAACGGCCTCCGCGACGTCTACACTCCAGAAGTCCATGACAGGCTCGTGAGGCGCATTCACAGGAAGATCGAGGGGAACAGGCACGTTTACGAGAAGTACGAGGAGCACTTTACGGACGACGCCGAGATTCTGGTAGTCAGCTGGGGCGTAACCGCTCGTCCAGCACTTGGTGCCGTTCTCAAAGCGAGGGAGGGGGGCATAAAAGCCGGCCTCTTCGTCCCGAAGACGGTTCACCCCTTCCCGGCCGAGAGGATGAGACAGCTTGGAAAGAAGGTCAGAGCGGTTCTGGTGGCAGAGATGAACCTCGGACAGATGATAATCGAGGTCGAGCGCTATCTCAACGACGACGTTCTGCTCAAGGGAGTGAACAAGATAGGCGGCGTTCCGCTCACCGTTGAGGAAATCCTGCGTGAGATAAGGGGTGTTGCCTGA
- a CDS encoding 2-oxoglutarate ferredoxin oxidoreductase subunit delta, with amino-acid sequence MADVEGKTVLVKENYLVTGKAEGVVEIDVDTFLCKGCGICVEMCPRKVFEWSKELSEKGVHYPVPVHAEKCVKCKLCELLCPDFAIAVRW; translated from the coding sequence ATGGCAGATGTCGAAGGGAAAACCGTCCTCGTGAAGGAGAACTACCTCGTGACTGGAAAGGCGGAAGGAGTCGTTGAAATCGACGTCGACACTTTTCTCTGCAAGGGCTGCGGAATCTGCGTGGAGATGTGCCCGAGAAAGGTCTTCGAGTGGAGCAAGGAGCTGAGCGAAAAGGGTGTCCACTATCCCGTCCCGGTCCACGCGGAGAAGTGCGTCAAGTGCAAGCTCTGCGAGCTTCTCTGCCCGGACTTCGCCATAGCGGTAAGGTGGTGA